The genomic interval ATTTAGAAGAACTATTGAAAGAATCAAACTTATCTTCTAAAATCAACTATAACTATTTTACAGATTTCATCAATTCAATCTTAAACCTCATTGCTAGTTTTGGAATGGGATTAGCGTCCGTTTTTTTTATCACTTTTTTCTTCCTGAAAGACCAATTACTATTTAAAGAAAAAGCTAAAATGATTCTTCCTGATGAGAATGAAGATAAAATCTTAAATTCTATCGAAAAGACTAACCAACTATTAACACGTTATTTTATTGGTTTATTGATCCAATTGACAGCTGTATTTGTCATGTATTTGATTGTTCTTTTAATCTTTAATTCAAAAAATGCTTTTATCATTGCGTTTTTATGTGCCTTACTAAATATCATACCTTATATAGGACCAATCATAGGAACTGTTTTAGCTGCTATTCTAACTTTAATTGGCGGAATAGGGACTGATTTTAGAACTGAAATGCTTCCTACGACGATTTATATTGTTATTGGTTTTTTAATCGTTCAAGTGATTGATAACAACATCAACCAACCGATTATTTTCTCAAAAAGTGTCAAATCTCATCCTTTAGAAATTTTCTTAGTAATCCTTATTAGTGGAATTACATTTGGTGTTTTTGGAATGGTAGTGGCAATTCCTATTTATACAATATTGAAAGTAGTATTGAAAGAATTCTTTCCTAAGAATAAAATAGTCTCTGTTTTAACCGAAAATATTTAGCTTTGAATACCTCTATTTTAGCACCTAAAATTCAGCATTTTATAAACCAAAACATTGGTGTTTCTTTGTCTAAATTAGCGTTGCAAAAGAATCCATTTCCAGAAATAGAATGGATTGACATTTTAAAACAAATGGAAGCAAAATCAAAAGCTAAGGACAAATTACCAACTTGGTTTCAAACGAAAGACATCCTCTACCCTACTAAAATTTCGGTAGAGCAAACATCCTCTGAAAAGACAGCGTATTACAAATCGAGTTTAATATCCGGAGAAAGTCTCATCGATTTGACTGGAGGTTATGGCGTTGATGATTTTTATTTTGCTAAAAAAATAAAAAAAGTAGTTCATTGTGAAATCAATGAAGAACTTTCAAACCTTGTCAAACACAATTTGGAGCAACTAAAGGTTTCAAACATTCAATGTTATATAGGAGATAGTAGAGAAACATTGATAGATCTCCACCAAAAATGGGATTGGATATACATTGATCCTTCGAGACGAAATGATGCCAAAGGCAAAGTTTTTATGCTTCAAGATTGTTTACCGAATGTTCCTGAAAACTTGGATTTTTATTTCACCCATTCTGACAAAATCCTGATTAAAACAGCACCTTTGCTAGACATAAGCTCAGCTTTATCCGAATTAAAAAATGTAAAAACTATTCATATTATTGCATTGGAGAATGAGGTAAAAGAATTGTTGTGGGAAATACATAAAGACTACCAAGGCGATATTTCTATAAAAACGGTTAATCTCATCAAAGATAAAACAGAAACGTTTGAATTTATTTTGGGAGAAAATACAAATTCACCTCTTTTTGGAACTCCAAAAAAATATATTTATGAGCCTAACAGTGCTGTCATGAAATCAGGTGGATTTGATGAAGTCGCATTGCATTTTAATTTAGAAAAACTTCACAAGCACTCCCATTTATATACTTCAGAAGAACGCATTGACTTCCCGGGTCGTGTATTTGAGATCCATAAAATCATACCTTATAACAAAGGAGAACTAAAAGCGACATTAGAAAACACCAAAGCCAATATTACCACCCGAAATTTTCCAGAAACGGTAGAGAATATTCGGAAGAAATGGAAAATAAAAGATGGAGGAGATACCTATTGTTTTTTTACAACCATTGAAAATAACGATAAAATAGTTTTAATTTGCAACAAAACACAATAACCATAACCATGAAAAATACCATCCTCGCCTTTTTATTAATCGCAAGCTTTCCCGTTTTTTCCCAAAAAGATTGTGAATACAGTGCTAATGTAAAAGATTCTTTAGGAGTCTATAAATTAACAAAAGAATATTTAGTCTCTGAGAAAAACTTCGCTGGAAAATCGGAATACATCTTTTGTTCTTTGGTTTCTAATGATGGATTTCCTGCTTTGAATGTACAGTTGATTCAAAAAAG from Flavobacterium ovatum carries:
- a CDS encoding AI-2E family transporter, which produces MITSKIIANGILKAIAFLIITCLVLFFLYQIQTVILYLVISLILCLIANPFVSFLKKRLKFNNTMATVATLILFISLLIGFVLLFVPLIISQAENLSLLDTNLLQNQFIVIEKNIENYFNINHINLEELLKESNLSSKINYNYFTDFINSILNLIASFGMGLASVFFITFFFLKDQLLFKEKAKMILPDENEDKILNSIEKTNQLLTRYFIGLLIQLTAVFVMYLIVLLIFNSKNAFIIAFLCALLNIIPYIGPIIGTVLAAILTLIGGIGTDFRTEMLPTTIYIVIGFLIVQVIDNNINQPIIFSKSVKSHPLEIFLVILISGITFGVFGMVVAIPIYTILKVVLKEFFPKNKIVSVLTENI
- a CDS encoding class I SAM-dependent methyltransferase, coding for MNTSILAPKIQHFINQNIGVSLSKLALQKNPFPEIEWIDILKQMEAKSKAKDKLPTWFQTKDILYPTKISVEQTSSEKTAYYKSSLISGESLIDLTGGYGVDDFYFAKKIKKVVHCEINEELSNLVKHNLEQLKVSNIQCYIGDSRETLIDLHQKWDWIYIDPSRRNDAKGKVFMLQDCLPNVPENLDFYFTHSDKILIKTAPLLDISSALSELKNVKTIHIIALENEVKELLWEIHKDYQGDISIKTVNLIKDKTETFEFILGENTNSPLFGTPKKYIYEPNSAVMKSGGFDEVALHFNLEKLHKHSHLYTSEERIDFPGRVFEIHKIIPYNKGELKATLENTKANITTRNFPETVENIRKKWKIKDGGDTYCFFTTIENNDKIVLICNKTQ